A single Anopheles maculipalpis chromosome 3RL, idAnoMacuDA_375_x, whole genome shotgun sequence DNA region contains:
- the LOC126562325 gene encoding phospholipase B1, membrane-associated-like: MAPVSARTLTLSLCGTATLLLALSTTVGSVAGQALITPLDSPVLATKYRGLREIMFNFIGQTGNNKNKFLFNLKKGKVQKQFGPDDPFFCNTTGMRSETVPTSVDKLRPGDIDIVGAIGDSLTAGNGAMATNILEVLIENKGLSWSIGGQGTWRQFLTLPNILKEFNPKLYGYPTKDGLSTRKSSLFNAAEGGAMSQDIPYQARNLVKRMLSDRRVDIANHWKMITLMIGGNDFCAEICYMPTPEKILQYHEKNIVSALRTFRDYLPRTFVNLAASPKVDILAQFKNKPQECVSMHVVECPCLLATRFRKQRQRYVKLIEDWNMLQMDIATREEFHNRPDFAVVYQPFTMNLTFPETPNGDTDFTYMSLDCFHLSQKGYALASNALWNNMLEPVGGKSMNWEREFTLFKCPSADMPYLRTPGNS; the protein is encoded by the exons ATGGCACCGGTCTCGGCAAGGACACTCACGCTTTCACTATGCGGTACCGCAACATTGCTGCTCGCACTGTCCACCACCGTTGGATCCGTTGCCGGTCAGGCACTCATAACACCGCTCGATTCGCCCGTGCTCGCGACCAAATACCGCGGACTGCGCGAGATCATGTTCAACTTTATCGGGCAAACGGGCAACAATAAGAACAAGTTCCTGTTCAATCTGAAGAAGGGG AAAGTACAAAAACAGTTCGGTCCGGACGATCCGTTCTTCTGCAATACGACCGGTATGCGGAGCGAGACGGTGCCAACTTCCGTGGATAAATTGCGACCGGGAGATATCGATATTGTCGGTGCGATCGGGGACTCGCTGACGGCGGGTAATGGTGCGATGGCCACCAACATTTTGGAGGTGTTGATCGAAAACAAGGGCTTATCGTGGAGCATCGGAGGTCAGGGCACGTGGAGACAGTTTCTTACGCTGCCCAACATACTGAAGGAGTTTAATCCAAAGCTGTACGGTTACCCGACGAAGGATGGGCTGTCGACGCGCAAGTCCTCGCT GTTCAACGCAGCGGAAGGTGGAGCGATGTCGCAGGACATTCCCTACCAGGCACGGAATCTCGTCAAACGGATGCTGTCCGACCGGAGGGTAGATATCGCAAACCACTGGAAGATGATCACGCTCATGATCGGCGGTAATGACTTCTGTGCCGAGATCTGCTACATGCCCACGCCGGAAAAGATACTGCAATATCACGAGAAAAACATCGTCAGTGCGTTGCGTACTTTCCGCGACTATCTACCACGAACCTTCGTTAATCTGGCCGCAAGTCCAA AGGTGGACATCTTGGCCCAGTTCAAGAACAAACCCCAGGAATGCGTTTCCATGCACGTCGTCGAATGTCCGTGCCTGTTGGCGACACGGTTCCGCAAACAACGCCAGCGGTACGTGAAGCTGATCGAGGACTGGAACATGCTGCAGATGGATATTGCCACACGGGAGGAGTTTCACAACCGGCCCGACTTTGCCGTCGTTTACCAACCGTTCACCATGAATCTCACCTTCCCGGAGACACCGAACGGTGATACGGACTTTACCTACATGTCGCTGGACTGCTTTCATCTCAGCCAGAAAGGGTATGCGTTGGCCTCGAACGCACTGTGGAATAACATGCTAGAACCGGTTGGGGGTAAATCGATGAACTGGGAGCGAGAGTTCACGCTGTTCAAGTGTCCTAGCGCGGACATGCCGTACCTGCGGACGCCCGGAAATAGTTAG
- the LOC126562349 gene encoding phospholipase B1, membrane-associated-like: MNFLPWALPLLLFLTTGGAIFAQEEVSFLDQPPFLTLYRKLHRLFFDTVGPSSKDPVRINQARLQGKVQSPVPYNQAFPCPTEGMRSTIVPNSVHELRPGDIDVIAALGDSLTAGTGVLATGILELIIENRGLSWCIGGQGTWRQYLTLPNILKVFNPNLNGYVVADSLSIDRESRFDVAEIGAMSQDLPQQAKNLIKRMQADRSVDMKQHWKLITILIGHNDFCSRVCYLPNPEKALYQHEQNLLQTLRLLRKYLPRAMINIVATINVSILRTFNPRPPSCATTHSFECSCVFGAQFASFQPRLERIMQQWNRIQQAVTERDEFNAASDFVVNYQPFPEHLTLPTLQNGDTDAGVASVDCFHFSQRGHAIAANSYWNNLIDLVGNKSELLQREFERFNCPMKGRPFLATRKNSLLGV, translated from the exons ATGAATTTTCTACCATGGGCTCTGCCGTTGCTTCTATTCCTGACCACTGGTGGCGCTATCTTCGCTCAGGAGGAAGTATCCTTCCTCGATCAACCTCCATTTCTAACGCTCTATCGCAAGCTACACCGACTGTTTTTTGACACTGTTGGCCCTAGCAGTAAAGATCCGGTGCGAATTAATCAAGCTCGTTTGCAAGGG AAAGTGCAATCCCCCGTACCATACAATCAAGCTTTTCCCTGTCCAACGGAAGGTATGCGAAGTACGATCGTTCCTAACTCCGTGCATGAATTACGTCCTGGCGATATCGATGTAATCGCGGCCCTCGGCGATTCGCTAACTGCCGGTACGGGAGTGCTCGCAACCGGAATTCTTGAGCTTATAATAGAAAATCGAGGCTTGTCCTGGTGTATCGGTGGACAGGGTACCTGGCGTCAGTATCTAACACTACCGAACATACTGAAGGTGTTCAATCCGAACCTAAACGGTTACGTCGTTGCCGATAGTCTCTCGATCGACAGAGAGTCAAG GTTCGATGTGGCGGAAATTGGTGCCATGAGTCAGGATCTGCCCCAGCAGGCAAAAAATCTTATCAAACGTATGCAAGCAGATCGGTCGGTTGATATGAAGCAGCACTGGAAGCTGATAACTATACTCATCGGACATAATGATTTCTGTAGCCGAGTCTGCTACCTGCCAAATCCGGAGAAAGCACTCTACCAACACGAGCAGAATTTGCTGCAAACCTTAAGACTACTGCGCAAGTACCTGCCGAGAGCCATGATTAACATTGTGGCAACTATAA ATGTTAGCATATTGCGAACGTTTAACCCGAGACCACCATCCTGCGCTACCACCCATTCGTTCGAGTGTTCCTGTGTGTTCGGTGCCCAGTTTGCATCCTTTCAACCGCGCCTAGAACGTATCATGCAGCAGTGGAACCGGATACAGCAAGCCGTCACCGAGCGGGACGAGTTTAACGCTGCGTCCGATTTCGTCGTTAACTATCAACCGTTTCCGGAGCATCTGACACTGCCTACACTTCAGAACGGCGATACGGATGCTGGCGTTGCTTCGGTCGACTGCTTCCATTTTAGCCAACGGGGACATGCGATCGCGGCGAACAGCTACTGGAACAATTTGATCGATCTGGTGGGCAATAAGTCGGAGCTGTTGCAAAGGGAGTTTGAACGTTTCAATTGTCCGATGAAGGGAAGACCGTTTCTGGCGACGCGTAAGAACAGTTTATTGGGggtctga